In Mesoplodon densirostris isolate mMesDen1 chromosome 5, mMesDen1 primary haplotype, whole genome shotgun sequence, a single window of DNA contains:
- the NAA50 gene encoding N-alpha-acetyltransferase 50 isoform X1 produces MLFFSSRIELGDVTPHNIKQLKRLNQVIFPVSYNDKFYKDVLEVGELAKLAYFNDIAVGAVCCRVDHSQNQKRLYIMTLGCLAPYRRLGIGTKMLNHVLNICEKDGTFDNIYLHVQISNESAIDFYRKFGFEIIETKKNYYKRIEPADAHVLQKNLKVPSGQNADVQKTDN; encoded by the exons ATGCTATTTTTCAG TAGCCGGATCGAACTGGGAGATGTGACACCACACAATATTAAGCAGTTGAAGAGATTAAACCAGGTGATCTTTCCAGTCAGCTACAATGACAAGTTCTATAAAGATGTGCTGGAGGTTGGCGAGCTAGCAAAACTTG CCTATTTCAATGATATTGCAGTAGGTGCAGTATGCTGTAGGGTGGATCATTCACAGAATCAGAAGAGACTTTACATCATGACACTAGGATGTCTGGCACCATACCGAAGGCTAGGAATAG GAACTAAAATGTTAAATCATGTCTTAAACATCTGTGAAAAAGATGGCACTTTTGACAACATCTATCT GCATGTCCAGATCAGCAATGAGTCTGCAATTGACTTCTACAGAAAGTTTGGCTTTGAGATTATTGAGACAAAGAAGAACTACTATAAGAGGATAGAGCCCGCTGATGCTCATGTGCTGCAGAAAAACCTCAAAGTCCCTTCTGGCCAGAACGCAGATGTGCAAAAGACAGACAACTGA
- the NAA50 gene encoding N-alpha-acetyltransferase 50 isoform X3: protein MKGRIELGDVTPHNIKQLKRLNQVIFPVSYNDKFYKDVLEVGELAKLAYFNDIAVGAVCCRVDHSQNQKRLYIMTLGCLAPYRRLGIGTKMLNHVLNICEKDGTFDNIYLHVQISNESAIDFYRKFGFEIIETKKNYYKRIEPADAHVLQKNLKVPSGQNADVQKTDN, encoded by the exons CCGGATCGAACTGGGAGATGTGACACCACACAATATTAAGCAGTTGAAGAGATTAAACCAGGTGATCTTTCCAGTCAGCTACAATGACAAGTTCTATAAAGATGTGCTGGAGGTTGGCGAGCTAGCAAAACTTG CCTATTTCAATGATATTGCAGTAGGTGCAGTATGCTGTAGGGTGGATCATTCACAGAATCAGAAGAGACTTTACATCATGACACTAGGATGTCTGGCACCATACCGAAGGCTAGGAATAG GAACTAAAATGTTAAATCATGTCTTAAACATCTGTGAAAAAGATGGCACTTTTGACAACATCTATCT GCATGTCCAGATCAGCAATGAGTCTGCAATTGACTTCTACAGAAAGTTTGGCTTTGAGATTATTGAGACAAAGAAGAACTACTATAAGAGGATAGAGCCCGCTGATGCTCATGTGCTGCAGAAAAACCTCAAAGTCCCTTCTGGCCAGAACGCAGATGTGCAAAAGACAGACAACTGA
- the NAA50 gene encoding N-alpha-acetyltransferase 50 isoform X2, which translates to MKGSRIELGDVTPHNIKQLKRLNQVIFPVSYNDKFYKDVLEVGELAKLAYFNDIAVGAVCCRVDHSQNQKRLYIMTLGCLAPYRRLGIGTKMLNHVLNICEKDGTFDNIYLHVQISNESAIDFYRKFGFEIIETKKNYYKRIEPADAHVLQKNLKVPSGQNADVQKTDN; encoded by the exons TAGCCGGATCGAACTGGGAGATGTGACACCACACAATATTAAGCAGTTGAAGAGATTAAACCAGGTGATCTTTCCAGTCAGCTACAATGACAAGTTCTATAAAGATGTGCTGGAGGTTGGCGAGCTAGCAAAACTTG CCTATTTCAATGATATTGCAGTAGGTGCAGTATGCTGTAGGGTGGATCATTCACAGAATCAGAAGAGACTTTACATCATGACACTAGGATGTCTGGCACCATACCGAAGGCTAGGAATAG GAACTAAAATGTTAAATCATGTCTTAAACATCTGTGAAAAAGATGGCACTTTTGACAACATCTATCT GCATGTCCAGATCAGCAATGAGTCTGCAATTGACTTCTACAGAAAGTTTGGCTTTGAGATTATTGAGACAAAGAAGAACTACTATAAGAGGATAGAGCCCGCTGATGCTCATGTGCTGCAGAAAAACCTCAAAGTCCCTTCTGGCCAGAACGCAGATGTGCAAAAGACAGACAACTGA